The following proteins come from a genomic window of Kitasatospora sp. NBC_01246:
- a CDS encoding serine hydrolase domain-containing protein, whose product MSEYVPQSRTRRGRHRAVAVVTALAAGAVVAGALAPTTAFAGGRPDSVQSSLTALVKEDGLPAALAAVKGRDGRTRDYTAGVGDLATGAKVPVDGQIRAGSNTKTFTAVVVLQLVAEGKVGLDASVDTYLPGLLRGDGIDGRAITVRQLLQHTSGLPDYMDAPALADFTTVQYRYFEPRELLDGALVQKARFPAGSSWEYSNTNYLVAGLLVQKVTGRPVGEVITKRVIDRVGLRHTYFPAPGDTAVHEAHPHGYFRGSPDAPLVDYTEMDASMAWAAGGIVSTNTDLNAFFAALLGGRLLPPAQLAEMRTTVPAELLGPGVRYGLGLQSKPLSCGGLAWGHGGTSPGYRTRGGVTDDGRAATITVTAVPGATGAQHMADALDAALCR is encoded by the coding sequence GTGAGCGAGTACGTCCCGCAGAGCCGGACCCGCCGCGGCCGGCACCGGGCGGTGGCGGTCGTGACCGCCCTGGCCGCGGGTGCCGTGGTGGCCGGAGCGCTGGCGCCGACGACGGCATTCGCGGGCGGCCGGCCCGACAGTGTCCAGTCGAGTCTGACCGCCCTGGTGAAGGAGGACGGGCTGCCGGCCGCGCTGGCCGCCGTGAAGGGTCGCGACGGCCGTACCCGCGACTACACCGCGGGGGTCGGCGACCTCGCCACCGGGGCCAAGGTCCCCGTGGACGGCCAGATACGGGCCGGCAGCAACACCAAGACCTTCACCGCCGTGGTCGTCCTCCAGCTCGTCGCGGAGGGGAAGGTGGGCCTCGACGCGTCCGTCGACACCTACCTGCCGGGCCTGCTGCGCGGCGACGGCATCGACGGGCGCGCCATCACCGTCCGCCAACTGCTCCAGCACACCAGCGGCCTGCCCGACTACATGGACGCGCCCGCCCTCGCGGACTTCACCACCGTGCAGTACCGCTACTTCGAGCCCCGCGAGCTGCTCGACGGCGCCCTCGTCCAGAAGGCCCGCTTCCCCGCCGGCAGCAGCTGGGAGTACAGCAACACCAACTACCTGGTCGCCGGGCTCCTCGTCCAGAAGGTCACCGGACGGCCCGTCGGCGAGGTGATCACCAAGCGCGTCATCGACCGCGTCGGCCTGCGGCACACCTACTTCCCCGCCCCGGGCGACACCGCCGTCCACGAGGCCCACCCGCACGGCTACTTCCGCGGCTCGCCGGACGCGCCGCTGGTCGACTACACCGAGATGGACGCCTCGATGGCCTGGGCGGCCGGGGGGATCGTCTCCACCAACACCGACCTCAACGCGTTCTTCGCCGCGCTGCTCGGCGGCCGTCTCCTGCCGCCGGCCCAGCTCGCCGAGATGCGGACCACCGTGCCCGCCGAACTGCTGGGCCCGGGGGTCCGTTACGGACTGGGGCTGCAGAGCAAGCCGCTCTCCTGCGGCGGCCTCGCCTGGGGCCACGGCGGCACCTCTCCCGGCTACCGGACCAGGGGCGGGGTGACCGACGACGGGCGGGCCGCCACCATCACGGTCACCGCCGTCCCGGGCGCGACCGGCGCGCAGCACATGGCGGACGCCCTGGACGCGGCCCTCTGCCGCTGA
- a CDS encoding histidine kinase: protein MSTHHRPPPPSPGTDGLPWTASDALVAVAAAALDLLGYSMGGPDGSPPIALTAVVLLVLGAVPLLTRRRYPLASLSGVLVLGLALNLSVAVPQHFNCALCVALFAVARSRGIAVAAPAGLVAAAVPLLGRGYPWPPPVSGVAVNLLAAALVVAAAEVLKRWQHEVEVRRRLLADRAVAQERRRIARELHDIVAHHITTMQLMAGGARAHLGRDTEVVRDALVTLEGSGRMALREMRHLLDVLRAGDEPDDGAPTAPQPGVGHLGGLVEESRRAGLPTGFTVRGEERPLPPSTGLAVFRIVQEALTNTRKHAGRARASVELTYHPDRITVEVTDDGAAAAPADALEGAGAGAGTGADGPGPTAGRTGYGLIGMRERVALQGGSMVAGSVDGGGFRVLATLPVAAVGGGAEELD from the coding sequence ATGTCGACGCACCACCGGCCCCCGCCGCCCTCACCGGGAACCGACGGCCTGCCCTGGACGGCCAGTGACGCGCTGGTGGCCGTCGCGGCGGCGGCCCTGGACCTCCTCGGTTACTCGATGGGCGGGCCGGACGGAAGCCCGCCGATCGCCCTGACCGCCGTGGTCCTGCTCGTCCTGGGAGCGGTACCGCTGCTCACCAGGCGCCGCTACCCGCTGGCGTCGCTGTCCGGCGTGCTGGTCCTCGGTCTGGCGCTGAACCTGAGCGTCGCGGTGCCGCAGCACTTCAACTGCGCGCTCTGCGTCGCGCTGTTCGCCGTGGCCCGGTCCCGGGGCATCGCGGTGGCGGCGCCGGCCGGCCTCGTCGCGGCCGCGGTGCCGCTCCTCGGGCGGGGCTACCCGTGGCCCCCGCCGGTCTCCGGAGTGGCGGTCAACCTGCTCGCCGCGGCCCTGGTCGTCGCCGCGGCCGAGGTGCTGAAGCGCTGGCAGCACGAGGTGGAGGTCAGGCGCCGGCTGCTGGCCGACCGCGCGGTGGCGCAGGAGCGGCGCCGCATCGCCCGGGAGCTGCACGACATCGTCGCGCACCACATCACCACCATGCAGTTGATGGCCGGCGGTGCCCGCGCCCACCTCGGCCGCGACACAGAGGTGGTGCGCGACGCCCTGGTCACCCTGGAGGGCTCCGGCCGGATGGCGCTGCGCGAGATGCGCCACCTGCTCGACGTCCTCCGGGCCGGCGACGAGCCGGACGACGGGGCCCCGACCGCGCCGCAGCCCGGGGTCGGGCACCTCGGCGGGCTCGTCGAGGAGTCCCGCAGGGCAGGTCTGCCCACCGGGTTCACCGTCCGGGGCGAGGAGCGCCCGCTGCCGCCGAGCACCGGCCTGGCGGTGTTCCGGATCGTCCAGGAGGCCCTCACCAACACCCGCAAGCACGCCGGCCGGGCCCGGGCGAGCGTGGAACTGACGTACCACCCGGACCGGATCACCGTCGAGGTGACCGACGACGGCGCCGCCGCCGCACCGGCGGACGCCCTGGAGGGTGCCGGAGCAGGGGCCGGCACGGGCGCCGACGGGCCGGGGCCGACCGCGGGCCGCACCGGGTACGGACTGATCGGCATGCGCGAACGCGTCGCGCTGCAGGGCGGCAGCATGGTGGCGGGCAGCGTCGACGGGGGTGGCTTCCGGGTGCTGGCCACCCTGCCGGTCGCGGCGGTCGGCGGTGGAGCGGAGGAGCTCGACTGA
- a CDS encoding serine hydrolase domain-containing protein — protein sequence MNEYVPQSRSRHGRRWVATTVAAGVVAAGVLAPTVAFAGGRPDSVQSSLNALVKEDGLPAALAAVKGRDGRTRTYTAGVGDLATGARVPMDGQIRIGSNTKTFTAVVVLQLVAEGKVGLDSPVESYLPGLVRGDGIDGRHITVRQLLQHTSGLPEYVDKDAILTDPTRYYEPRELLDTALGQKAHFAPGTSWEYNNTNYLLAGLIIQKVTGRPLGEEIGRRIVDRIGLRHTYVPAPGDMGIREAHPKGYNRGADGSLRDYTELDPSWGWAAGAAVSTPSDVTRFFTALLGGRLLPAAQLAQMRTTVAADAIAPGARYGLGLVSRPLSCGGVAWGHGGTIPGYDTAGGATDDGRAVSLAVTMIPGGETGQHVEAAVDAALCR from the coding sequence ATGAACGAGTACGTCCCGCAGAGCCGGAGCCGCCACGGTCGGCGCTGGGTGGCGACCACGGTGGCCGCGGGTGTGGTGGCGGCCGGGGTGCTGGCGCCGACCGTGGCGTTCGCGGGCGGCCGGCCCGACAGCGTCCAGTCGAGCCTGAACGCCCTGGTGAAGGAGGACGGGCTGCCGGCCGCGCTGGCCGCCGTGAAGGGCCGCGACGGCCGTACCCGCACCTACACGGCCGGCGTCGGCGACCTCGCCACCGGGGCCAGGGTCCCGATGGACGGCCAGATACGGATCGGCAGCAACACCAAGACCTTCACCGCCGTCGTCGTCCTCCAGCTCGTCGCGGAGGGGAAGGTCGGCCTGGACTCCCCGGTGGAGAGCTACCTGCCGGGCCTGGTGCGCGGTGACGGCATCGACGGGCGTCACATCACCGTCCGTCAGCTGCTCCAGCACACCAGCGGCCTGCCCGAGTACGTGGACAAGGACGCCATCCTCACCGACCCCACGCGCTACTACGAGCCGCGCGAACTCCTCGACACGGCGCTGGGCCAGAAGGCCCACTTCGCCCCGGGGACGAGCTGGGAGTACAACAACACCAACTACCTGCTGGCCGGCCTGATCATCCAGAAGGTCACCGGGCGGCCGCTCGGTGAGGAGATCGGGCGGCGCATCGTCGACCGGATCGGCCTGCGCCACACCTACGTCCCCGCTCCGGGGGACATGGGCATCCGCGAGGCCCACCCCAAGGGCTACAACCGCGGTGCGGACGGCTCGCTCCGCGACTACACCGAGCTGGACCCGTCCTGGGGCTGGGCGGCGGGCGCCGCCGTCTCCACCCCGAGCGACGTCACCCGCTTCTTCACCGCGCTCCTCGGCGGCCGCCTGCTGCCCGCGGCGCAGCTCGCCCAGATGCGGACCACGGTGGCCGCCGACGCGATCGCTCCGGGCGCCCGCTACGGACTGGGCCTGGTGAGCCGGCCGCTGTCGTGCGGCGGCGTGGCCTGGGGCCACGGCGGGACCATCCCGGGCTACGACACCGCCGGAGGAGCCACCGACGACGGCCGGGCCGTCAGCCTCGCGGTGACCATGATCCCGGGCGGCGAGACCGGGCAGCACGTGGAAGCCGCGGTGGACGCGGCGCTGTGCCGCTGA